The following proteins come from a genomic window of Legionella cherrii:
- a CDS encoding F0F1 ATP synthase subunit epsilon has product MTRTTHLDIVSAEHEIFSGVVEMVVATGELGEVGITAGHAPLLTVLKPGEVRVTLPGGHQEIYYVQGGMLEIQPNSVTVLADVIERADHLDESAALAAKAQAEAAMANKGGEMDYSVAAAELARAVAQIRAIQKVRKTIK; this is encoded by the coding sequence ATGACTAGAACAACGCACTTAGATATTGTTAGTGCTGAACATGAAATATTCTCCGGTGTGGTGGAAATGGTTGTCGCAACCGGAGAATTAGGTGAAGTAGGCATTACAGCAGGTCATGCGCCTTTGCTTACCGTCCTCAAACCAGGTGAAGTACGAGTTACCTTACCTGGTGGCCACCAAGAAATTTATTACGTTCAAGGTGGAATGCTGGAAATTCAGCCTAACAGTGTTACTGTTCTTGCTGATGTGATTGAGCGTGCCGATCATCTTGATGAATCCGCTGCACTTGCTGCAAAAGCCCAAGCTGAAGCTGCAATGGCCAACAAAGGCGGTGAAATGGATTATTCAGTTGCTGCTGCAGAATTAGCACGTGCTGTTGCCCAAATTCGTGCGATTCAAAAAGTAAGAAAGACCATCAAGTAA
- the atpD gene encoding F0F1 ATP synthase subunit beta — protein MSLGTVVEIIGAVVDVEFPRENVPKINDALKLVDGDLVFEVQQQLGDGVVRTIAMGTTEGLKRGLRAENTGNPIQVPVGKKTLGRIMDVLGRPVDDAGPIGAEEHWSIHRKPPSYEEQAGSQELLETGIKVIDLLCPFAKGGKVGLFGGAGVGKTVNMMELIRNIAIEHSGYSVFAGVGERTREGNDFYHEMKDSNVLDKVSLVYGQMNEPPGNRLRVALTGLTMAEKFRDEGRDVLLFVDNIYRYTLAGVEVSALLGRMPSAVGYQPTLAEEMGMLQERITSTKTGSITSIQAVYVPADDLTDPSPATTFAHLDATVVLSRQIAELGIYPAVDPLDSTSRQLDPLIVGQEHYDTARRVQQTLQRYKELKDIIAILGMDELSEEDKRVVTRARKIQRFLSQPFFVAEVFTGSPGKYVSLKDTIKGFQGILAGEYDDLPEQAFYMVGSIEEAVAKAKTL, from the coding sequence ATGAGCTTAGGAACTGTAGTAGAAATTATTGGCGCGGTTGTGGATGTGGAGTTCCCCCGTGAGAATGTCCCTAAAATCAATGATGCATTAAAACTTGTTGATGGTGATTTGGTTTTTGAAGTACAGCAACAACTTGGTGATGGTGTAGTTCGTACTATTGCTATGGGAACAACTGAAGGACTTAAACGTGGTTTGCGCGCTGAAAATACAGGCAATCCTATTCAAGTACCTGTTGGCAAGAAAACCTTGGGTCGAATTATGGACGTTCTTGGTCGCCCAGTTGATGATGCGGGCCCAATCGGTGCCGAAGAGCATTGGTCCATTCACCGCAAGCCACCAAGCTACGAAGAGCAAGCAGGCAGTCAAGAATTGCTTGAGACAGGTATTAAAGTAATTGACTTACTTTGTCCTTTTGCTAAAGGTGGAAAGGTAGGTCTGTTCGGTGGTGCGGGTGTAGGTAAAACCGTTAACATGATGGAACTCATTCGCAACATCGCGATTGAGCACAGTGGTTACTCAGTATTTGCCGGTGTGGGCGAACGTACTCGTGAAGGAAACGACTTCTATCATGAAATGAAAGATTCTAATGTATTGGATAAAGTATCATTAGTTTATGGTCAGATGAATGAGCCACCAGGTAACCGTTTACGTGTTGCATTAACTGGTTTGACTATGGCGGAGAAATTCCGTGATGAAGGCCGCGATGTGTTACTGTTTGTCGACAACATCTATCGTTATACCTTAGCTGGGGTTGAAGTATCTGCTCTGTTAGGCCGTATGCCATCAGCGGTGGGTTATCAACCAACATTGGCTGAAGAAATGGGGATGTTGCAAGAACGTATTACTTCAACTAAAACAGGTTCAATTACCTCAATTCAAGCGGTATACGTACCTGCTGACGACTTAACTGACCCATCTCCTGCAACGACGTTTGCTCACTTGGATGCTACTGTTGTATTGTCGCGACAAATTGCTGAATTGGGTATTTATCCTGCAGTAGATCCTTTAGATTCAACTTCTCGACAATTGGATCCGCTCATTGTCGGACAAGAACATTACGATACAGCTCGACGTGTTCAACAAACATTGCAACGCTATAAAGAATTAAAAGATATTATTGCGATTCTTGGTATGGATGAATTATCTGAAGAAGACAAGCGTGTTGTTACGCGTGCTCGTAAGATTCAAAGATTCTTGTCACAACCATTCTTCGTTGCTGAAGTATTTACTGGTTCCCCAGGAAAATACGTATCCTTAAAAGATACAATTAAAGGCTTCCAAGGTATTCTCGCCGGTGAATATGATGATTTACCTGAGCAAGCATTTTATATGGTTGGTAGCATTGAGGAAGCAGTTGCTAAAGCTAAGACCTTATGA
- the atpG gene encoding F0F1 ATP synthase subunit gamma: MAGAKEIRSKISSINKTRKITRAMEMVAASKMRKTQERMRASKPYASKIYSVVKHIARAHSEYRHPFMTHREINRIGLIVVTTDRGLCGGLNVNLLRETVRTIRNWKEQGKEVDLAVIGRKGQAFFKRVGSNVLGSVDHLGDTPSINDIIGIVKVMLDAFNNGSIDALHVVYNEFVNTMTQKPVVKQLLPLPKSEDDSTTMGHHWDYIYEPDAKELLDNLLERYIELQIYQAVVENIACEQAAKMIAMKNATDNAGDLIKEFQLAYNKARQAAITQELAEIVGGAAAL, translated from the coding sequence ATGGCTGGAGCAAAAGAAATCCGTTCGAAAATTTCGAGTATTAACAAAACTCGAAAGATTACTCGTGCGATGGAGATGGTGGCAGCAAGTAAGATGCGTAAAACTCAAGAGAGAATGCGCGCATCTAAGCCGTATGCCAGTAAGATCTACAGCGTAGTAAAGCACATTGCGCGCGCGCACTCAGAATACAGACATCCGTTTATGACCCATCGCGAGATTAATCGTATTGGTCTTATCGTTGTTACTACCGATCGGGGTTTATGTGGTGGTTTAAACGTAAACCTGTTACGTGAAACAGTTCGTACTATTCGTAACTGGAAGGAACAAGGCAAAGAGGTTGATCTGGCAGTTATTGGCCGTAAAGGGCAAGCATTTTTTAAGCGTGTTGGCAGTAATGTTCTTGGTTCTGTGGACCATCTTGGTGATACGCCAAGCATTAATGACATTATTGGCATTGTGAAAGTGATGCTTGATGCATTTAACAACGGCAGCATTGACGCACTGCATGTGGTTTACAACGAATTTGTTAACACCATGACGCAAAAACCGGTGGTGAAACAATTACTACCATTGCCAAAATCAGAAGACGACAGCACGACAATGGGGCATCATTGGGATTATATTTATGAACCTGATGCTAAGGAATTGCTGGATAATCTTTTAGAACGTTATATCGAATTACAGATTTACCAAGCAGTTGTTGAAAACATTGCTTGTGAACAAGCGGCTAAAATGATTGCAATGAAAAATGCAACCGATAATGCCGGTGATTTGATTAAAGAATTTCAATTGGCTTATAACAAAGCACGACAAGCTGCAATTACGCAAGAATTGGCAGAAATTGTCGGTGGCGCAGCCGCTTTATAA
- a CDS encoding F0F1 ATP synthase subunit delta, with protein sequence MSDSTTIARPYAKAIFEYALGEKKLAEWSAHLRNLAQAVLTPEAEYFIANPATTVEQHMELLHAAIGAKSNENKPLSNLINLLATNKRLMLLPDIYALYEAHRAEQEKTLDVDVSSFSDLSSAQQQRLIESLSQRLQRKVSLKINIDPSLLGGAIIRAGDLVIDGSVRGKLNKLNTELAA encoded by the coding sequence ATGTCTGATAGTACCACCATAGCCAGACCCTATGCTAAAGCGATTTTTGAATATGCTTTAGGGGAAAAAAAATTAGCTGAGTGGTCAGCACATTTGAGAAATCTTGCGCAAGCTGTGTTGACGCCAGAAGCTGAATACTTTATTGCTAATCCTGCAACAACTGTAGAACAGCATATGGAGTTGTTGCACGCAGCAATTGGTGCAAAATCAAATGAAAACAAGCCATTAAGTAATTTAATTAACTTACTGGCTACCAATAAAAGATTGATGTTGCTACCCGATATTTATGCACTCTATGAAGCACATCGCGCAGAGCAAGAAAAAACTCTGGATGTTGATGTAAGCAGTTTCTCTGATTTATCTAGTGCACAACAACAACGATTAATCGAATCTTTAAGTCAGCGCTTGCAGCGTAAGGTCTCGTTAAAAATCAATATTGATCCTTCCTTGCTTGGTGGAGCAATAATTCGAGCGGGCGATTTAGTTATAGATGGTTCAGTTCGTGGCAAGCTTAATAAGCTAAACACTGAACTGGCTGCATAA
- a CDS encoding F0F1 ATP synthase subunit B, whose product MEINLTLIVQMLVFAAFVLFTMKLVWPPLAKAMEERQDKIADGLAAAERGRKELELAQHRVKDELKQAKVQSADIIEKANKRAAQIIEEAKETAKHEAQMQVKLAQEQLQQQINHAKDELRKQVAHLAITGAEKILKREIDAKANTALLDNLIEEI is encoded by the coding sequence GTGGAAATTAATTTAACACTAATTGTACAAATGCTAGTTTTCGCAGCGTTTGTTTTGTTTACCATGAAATTAGTATGGCCTCCATTGGCAAAAGCCATGGAAGAACGACAAGACAAGATTGCTGATGGCTTAGCTGCTGCTGAACGTGGTCGCAAAGAATTAGAATTAGCACAACATCGCGTAAAAGATGAGTTAAAGCAAGCTAAAGTTCAATCAGCTGACATTATTGAAAAAGCAAATAAGCGTGCTGCGCAAATAATCGAAGAAGCAAAAGAAACAGCAAAACATGAAGCGCAAATGCAAGTGAAATTGGCACAAGAGCAATTACAGCAACAAATCAATCATGCAAAAGATGAGTTGCGCAAACAAGTTGCACACTTAGCCATAACAGGCGCTGAGAAAATTTTAAAGCGCGAAATAGATGCTAAGGCAAATACTGCATTGTTAGATAACTTGATAGAAGAGATTTAA
- the atpE gene encoding F0F1 ATP synthase subunit C, producing MQAASLIAQVQSMTVVAVALLIGLGALGTAIGFGLLGGKFLEGSARQPEMVPMLQVKMFIVAGLLDAVTMIGVGIALFFTFANPFLSNLGS from the coding sequence ATGCAAGCCGCTAGTTTAATAGCACAAGTTCAAAGTATGACCGTTGTTGCGGTTGCCTTGTTAATTGGTTTGGGTGCATTGGGCACAGCGATAGGATTTGGTTTGCTTGGTGGCAAATTCCTTGAAGGCTCAGCCCGTCAACCAGAAATGGTTCCAATGTTACAAGTAAAAATGTTCATCGTTGCTGGTTTGTTAGACGCCGTAACCATGATTGGGGTGGGTATCGCATTGTTCTTTACTTTCGCAAACCCTTTCCTAAGCAACCTGGGTTCTTGA
- the atpB gene encoding F0F1 ATP synthase subunit A codes for MVSSTNYIKHHLTYLTYNVSDMKLGSGGFWTLNLDTLFFSIVLGIFVCALMYFGARKVTTGVPGKLQNFAEIMLQFADNQVKDCFHGKNNLIGPLALTIFLWVFLMNFMDILPVDILPAIAQTGGIHYLKVVPTNDLNLTFGLSISVFILIIFYSIKIKGVKKFIKELTLQPFNHPGFIPFNLLLEVVGLVAKPISLALRLFGNLYAGELIFILIALLTLNAATSSTLGTATLGTAQFILALAWSIFHILVITLQAFIFMVLTIVYLSLAHEDH; via the coding sequence ATGGTATCTAGCACAAACTACATCAAGCATCATTTAACGTACCTCACTTATAACGTTAGTGATATGAAATTGGGTTCGGGTGGTTTCTGGACATTGAATCTTGACACACTGTTTTTCTCAATTGTTTTAGGGATTTTTGTGTGTGCGCTCATGTATTTTGGTGCGCGTAAAGTCACAACAGGTGTCCCCGGCAAGTTACAGAATTTTGCCGAGATTATGCTCCAGTTTGCAGATAATCAGGTCAAAGATTGCTTCCATGGCAAAAATAATTTAATTGGCCCCCTCGCGCTAACCATATTTTTATGGGTTTTCCTCATGAATTTTATGGATATATTACCCGTAGACATTTTGCCAGCAATTGCACAGACTGGTGGTATACATTACCTTAAAGTGGTACCAACTAACGATTTGAACTTAACCTTTGGTTTATCAATTTCGGTATTCATTCTTATCATTTTTTACAGTATTAAGATAAAAGGGGTTAAGAAGTTCATAAAAGAGCTTACCTTACAGCCTTTTAATCATCCAGGATTTATACCTTTTAACCTGTTGCTTGAAGTAGTTGGTCTTGTCGCCAAGCCCATTTCACTGGCACTGCGGTTATTTGGAAACTTATATGCAGGCGAATTGATATTCATATTAATCGCCCTGTTAACCTTAAATGCTGCAACATCATCAACACTGGGTACTGCGACCTTGGGCACAGCACAATTTATTTTGGCGCTGGCTTGGTCAATATTCCATATATTGGTAATTACATTGCAAGCATTTATTTTCATGGTGCTAACGATTGTTTACTTGAGTTTGGCACACGAAGATCATTAA
- a CDS encoding F0F1 ATP synthase subunit I, with product MNKQLSKRGIVRLWCVQSGVTLVFAALCALVYGANAASSALLGGIVCIVPNAYFASKLFKYQGARSAKLIVNSFYKGEALKIVISIFLFTAVFLLVKVTPLAFFVSYIMIQMTHWFAPLIIVNKQNRPESD from the coding sequence GTGAACAAACAACTAAGTAAACGTGGTATTGTGCGACTATGGTGTGTGCAATCGGGTGTTACATTGGTTTTTGCAGCTTTATGCGCACTTGTATATGGTGCAAATGCAGCAAGCTCAGCTTTGCTTGGCGGCATAGTTTGTATTGTTCCTAATGCATACTTTGCAAGCAAACTGTTTAAGTATCAAGGTGCACGTTCAGCCAAGCTGATCGTAAATAGTTTCTACAAGGGCGAAGCCTTAAAGATAGTTATATCCATATTCCTATTCACCGCGGTGTTTTTACTGGTTAAGGTTACGCCGCTAGCGTTTTTCGTATCCTACATTATGATACAGATGACGCATTGGTTTGCCCCGTTGATTATTGTAAATAAACAGAATAGGCCTGAAAGTGACTGA
- a CDS encoding VOC family protein, producing the protein MNYLHTMVRISNLEESLDFYCKKLGLVEVKRTDYEKGRYTLIFLASPNDLEHAQQANTPMLELTFNWDPEDYHEGRNFGHIAYRVEDIYATCQRLKNAGVVINRPPRDGRMAFIRSPDNISIELLQKGEPLPIQEPWASAPNIGHW; encoded by the coding sequence ATGAATTATTTACATACGATGGTTCGGATTTCCAATTTGGAAGAGTCACTCGACTTCTATTGCAAGAAACTGGGTTTAGTTGAAGTCAAGCGTACAGACTATGAGAAAGGCCGATATACATTAATATTTCTAGCATCACCGAATGATTTAGAACACGCCCAGCAGGCAAATACGCCAATGCTTGAGCTTACGTTCAATTGGGATCCAGAGGATTATCACGAAGGACGTAATTTTGGCCATATAGCGTATCGAGTAGAGGATATCTATGCTACATGTCAGCGATTAAAAAATGCAGGGGTAGTGATTAACAGGCCACCGCGAGATGGGCGTATGGCGTTTATACGTTCGCCAGATAATATCTCTATCGAATTGCTCCAAAAAGGGGAGCCCTTGCCTATCCAAGAGCCCTGGGCATCGGCACCAAACATAGGTCACTGGTGA
- a CDS encoding BON domain-containing protein, whose amino-acid sequence MLKQGCFALLLIFVLCLSGCIGSLWTGATMVYDRHDVYKKLDDYNLFLKVNNAITVDNAFKNNSCVIDIAIFNGDVLVAGHVPTAEMLAELQRRLATVKGYRRLFNQVRVSSSGPNSMQDSWITAKIRSQIFADGSIDPNAFKVVTSDRVVYLMGDVHQEQAEKVINMARQTSDVARVVKILKYYTYQNNPVA is encoded by the coding sequence ATGTTAAAACAAGGATGTTTTGCTCTATTACTAATCTTCGTTCTCTGTTTGTCTGGCTGCATAGGCAGCTTATGGACAGGCGCTACTATGGTTTACGATAGACACGATGTGTATAAAAAATTGGATGATTACAATTTATTCCTTAAAGTGAATAATGCAATCACTGTAGATAATGCATTTAAAAATAACAGTTGTGTCATTGATATTGCTATTTTCAATGGAGATGTCTTGGTGGCTGGCCATGTTCCTACCGCTGAAATGTTAGCCGAGTTACAACGACGATTGGCTACAGTAAAAGGTTATCGACGTTTATTTAATCAAGTCAGGGTAAGTTCTTCGGGACCAAATTCGATGCAAGACAGTTGGATAACCGCAAAAATTCGCAGCCAAATTTTCGCTGATGGTTCTATTGATCCGAATGCGTTTAAGGTCGTGACTTCGGATCGGGTTGTTTATTTAATGGGAGATGTACATCAAGAGCAAGCCGAAAAAGTCATTAATATGGCAAGACAAACCAGTGATGTTGCGCGTGTGGTAAAGATTCTTAAATATTATACTTATCAAAATAATCCGGTTGCTTAA
- a CDS encoding BON domain-containing protein — translation MRFKLRSLAFVLAATLLTGCVAAVVTGAVAGMVYDRRGVITMEADARLFHVIHKAIVTNRQFSDSRVLVTSFNRVVLLVGQTPTSSLRDLAEKIARGTPGVHRVYNELSVGYPIPLTARSNDSLITSQVRTRLLAKKGLESGSIRVVTENRVVYLMGIVNDHQAALAVDAARRVNGVNKVVKIFQYIH, via the coding sequence ATGAGATTTAAATTAAGATCGCTTGCTTTTGTTTTAGCGGCTACCCTGTTAACAGGTTGTGTCGCAGCAGTAGTAACTGGTGCAGTGGCCGGAATGGTTTATGACCGGCGTGGGGTTATCACTATGGAAGCTGACGCACGACTATTTCATGTCATTCATAAAGCCATTGTAACAAACCGTCAGTTTAGTGATTCACGAGTTCTGGTGACCAGTTTTAATCGTGTGGTATTGCTTGTTGGGCAAACACCTACCTCCTCTTTACGAGATTTGGCTGAAAAAATTGCACGAGGAACCCCCGGAGTACATCGCGTATATAATGAATTATCGGTCGGATATCCTATACCGCTTACTGCTCGTTCGAATGACAGTTTGATTACCAGCCAAGTTCGCACCAGATTGCTGGCTAAAAAGGGTCTGGAGTCGGGCTCCATCCGGGTTGTAACTGAAAATCGAGTGGTGTATCTCATGGGTATCGTTAACGATCACCAAGCAGCGCTTGCCGTAGATGCGGCACGACGAGTTAATGGCGTGAATAAAGTGGTTAAAATTTTTCAATACATTCATTAA
- a CDS encoding D-sedoheptulose-7-phosphate isomerase encodes MVQMEERVRHLFGINIETKIALADSLSDLIARAGQRLVNCLLADGKILLCGNGGSSANCMHFASAMLNQFEVERPSLPVINLSTDATSLSSSANDNHYSQIFARQIQALGQENDVLLLLTTSGNSDSMLYALHAANERGMDAIALSGRDGGVLANHLGPEDIELRVASDNSARIREMHLFILHCFCDLIDQSLFGQVMG; translated from the coding sequence ATGGTACAAATGGAAGAACGAGTAAGGCATTTATTTGGTATAAACATAGAAACCAAAATAGCGCTTGCTGATTCTTTATCTGATTTGATTGCCAGGGCTGGTCAACGTTTAGTGAATTGTTTGCTTGCAGATGGAAAAATATTATTGTGTGGCAACGGGGGCTCAAGTGCCAACTGCATGCATTTTGCCAGTGCGATGTTGAATCAATTTGAAGTTGAGAGGCCTTCTCTGCCCGTAATCAATTTAAGTACAGACGCAACCAGCTTAAGTTCTTCTGCCAATGACAATCATTACAGTCAAATTTTTGCCCGACAAATTCAAGCGCTTGGGCAAGAAAATGATGTCTTGCTTTTATTAACTACATCAGGCAACTCAGACAGTATGCTGTATGCCCTGCATGCTGCTAATGAACGAGGCATGGATGCAATTGCTTTGAGTGGACGCGATGGAGGTGTTCTCGCAAACCATTTAGGCCCTGAGGATATCGAACTGCGTGTTGCATCGGATAATTCAGCACGAATTAGAGAAATGCATCTGTTCATCTTACATTGCTTTTGTGATTTAATTGACCAATCATTATTTGGTCAAGTCATGGGATAA
- a CDS encoding YraN family protein codes for MTQEKGRIAEEKALAYLKTQGLKLITQNYRCRLGEIDLIMRDKEALVFIEVRSRISTQFGGGIASVTYAKRQKIIKTATLFMLEHQKYDQFALRFDVIGIDGKSASINWIKDAFGADY; via the coding sequence ATAACGCAAGAGAAAGGACGCATTGCTGAAGAGAAAGCTTTAGCCTATTTAAAAACACAAGGACTTAAATTAATTACGCAAAATTACAGGTGCCGGCTGGGCGAAATTGATTTAATTATGCGTGACAAGGAAGCACTGGTGTTTATAGAGGTCCGTTCGCGAATTTCCACCCAGTTTGGTGGGGGGATTGCGAGTGTTACTTATGCAAAAAGACAAAAAATAATCAAGACAGCTACCCTCTTTATGCTAGAACATCAAAAATATGATCAATTTGCTCTTCGTTTTGATGTGATTGGCATTGATGGCAAATCAGCGTCCATTAATTGGATAAAGGATGCATTTGGGGCGGATTATTGA
- a CDS encoding penicillin-binding protein activator encodes MSKNMFIKTIKIRTFFLLTSTFFLCECTTAVNPPQMATPAPVTTPKVENKKIANPYSKPTASYLTQAKNQEGSEKQQSLIRAAGRLISEGQWRQGAAILAQTSDLTPAAMNEKNLLLAQIDLIRDRPQMALSKLTRITERDAFAPYQKIQFHELLAQAYRGTNNLLESINERIHLESLLTDEESQATNRRTLWLTLTHVSPAELNSLTAKASEQSVLQGWLQLALISRKYRDDPKSLMTALEQWQSHFSTHPANHILPNPLDSIASKMHTPPKHVALLLPLSGALQGPGTAVRDGFMAAYKKNNSNTSMQVKTYDTSKGDVASLYKNAISDGADYVVGPLTKSQVAVVAALEHPVPTLLLNDADTSIQENSYSFGLSPINEAIQVAIRAKNKGYSRALIIAPGNDWGKEVSKAFSQQWQKSGGRVVDTFSYGSNDDLNKKMKDFLQISNSQQREKKIRELLGQKIQPVMSRRQDFDMIFLLAYPSKARQIMPLLNYYFAGDVPVYATASVYGGQANPLKDKDLDGIIFCDIPWVFAHQAGTRNWPEQFNSYNRLYALGIDSYTLATQLNQLMLFPADQSRHGDGILYLKPSQHVARVLEWGQFKQGLVHSLGETV; translated from the coding sequence ATGTCTAAGAATATGTTTATTAAAACAATAAAAATTCGCACATTTTTTTTACTGACATCAACCTTTTTTCTTTGTGAGTGCACCACCGCAGTTAATCCTCCACAAATGGCAACACCGGCCCCAGTAACGACTCCTAAAGTGGAGAACAAAAAAATAGCGAATCCTTATTCCAAACCTACGGCAAGTTACCTCACACAGGCCAAAAATCAAGAAGGCAGTGAAAAGCAACAATCATTAATCCGTGCAGCAGGACGTTTGATTTCAGAAGGCCAATGGCGACAAGGCGCTGCTATTTTAGCACAGACTTCTGACTTAACACCGGCGGCTATGAATGAAAAAAATCTTTTATTGGCGCAAATTGATCTCATACGGGATCGCCCGCAAATGGCATTAAGTAAATTAACCCGTATTACCGAACGTGATGCATTTGCACCATACCAAAAGATTCAATTTCATGAGCTATTGGCACAAGCTTACCGTGGCACAAACAACCTCTTGGAATCGATTAATGAACGTATACACCTTGAATCGTTGTTGACTGACGAAGAGAGCCAAGCCACTAATCGTCGTACATTGTGGTTAACTTTGACTCATGTGTCACCAGCGGAATTAAATTCTTTGACTGCTAAGGCATCCGAACAATCGGTTTTACAAGGTTGGCTGCAGCTTGCATTAATTTCGCGTAAGTATCGTGATGATCCCAAGTCTTTAATGACTGCTTTAGAACAGTGGCAATCTCATTTTAGCACTCATCCGGCAAATCATATTTTACCTAATCCATTGGATTCAATTGCCAGTAAAATGCATACCCCACCGAAACATGTCGCTCTATTACTCCCCCTAAGCGGTGCTTTACAGGGTCCAGGAACTGCAGTACGCGATGGATTTATGGCCGCCTATAAAAAAAATAACAGCAACACCTCCATGCAGGTGAAAACCTATGATACCAGTAAAGGAGATGTTGCTTCTTTATACAAAAATGCGATCAGTGATGGTGCTGATTATGTTGTGGGTCCGTTGACAAAATCACAAGTCGCGGTAGTAGCTGCATTAGAACATCCTGTTCCTACCTTGTTATTAAATGATGCGGATACGAGCATCCAGGAAAATTCTTATTCATTTGGACTTTCGCCAATAAATGAGGCAATCCAGGTAGCGATCAGAGCAAAAAACAAGGGGTATAGTCGTGCATTGATTATTGCACCTGGAAATGATTGGGGTAAAGAGGTGAGCAAAGCCTTTTCACAACAATGGCAAAAGAGTGGTGGTCGTGTTGTTGATACTTTTTCATATGGTTCAAATGATGATTTGAATAAAAAAATGAAGGATTTTCTGCAAATCAGCAACAGTCAGCAACGCGAGAAAAAAATAAGGGAGTTACTCGGGCAAAAAATCCAACCTGTTATGAGCAGGAGACAAGATTTTGATATGATATTTCTATTAGCCTACCCGTCAAAAGCACGTCAAATTATGCCGTTGCTCAATTATTATTTTGCGGGAGATGTTCCCGTTTATGCTACTGCCAGTGTCTATGGTGGTCAGGCTAACCCGTTGAAAGATAAAGACCTTGATGGGATTATTTTCTGCGATATTCCCTGGGTTTTCGCACACCAGGCGGGTACACGCAATTGGCCAGAACAATTTAATAGTTATAATCGTTTGTATGCTTTAGGAATAGACAGTTATACTTTGGCCACCCAATTGAATCAATTGATGTTATTCCCCGCGGATCAATCGCGTCATGGCGATGGTATTTTATATCTCAAGCCATCACAACACGTTGCCCGTGTATTGGAGTGGGGACAATTCAAACAAGGACTAGTGCATTCATTGGGTGAGACAGTGTAA